In a genomic window of Phycodurus eques isolate BA_2022a chromosome 2, UOR_Pequ_1.1, whole genome shotgun sequence:
- the styx gene encoding serine/threonine/tyrosine-interacting protein isoform X1 produces the protein MRRLATNYIDCPANPARETRAKSGRVEPNRARRALAERLSGMDEETKVQFPSLPSTKEELLDWAYPMRREMQEIVPGLFLGPYSAAMKSKLQVLERQGITHVVCVRQDIEANFIKPNFPHTFRYLVLDIADNPVENIIRFFPTTKEFIDGCLATGGKVLVHGNAGISRSAALVIAYIMETFGMKYRDAFNHIQERRFCINPNLGFVHQLQEYEAIYLAKLTIKMMSPMQLGRSFLQGGMPGSRKRSLEEDDDFGAMQLLVRMTLLGTTQSF, from the exons ATGCGGAGGCTGGCGACGAATTACATCGACTGTCCAGCTAACCCCGCCCGAGAGACAAGAGCCAAATCGGGACGCGTCGAGCCGAACCGAGCCCGGCGAGCGTTGGCCGAACGCCTCAGCGGAATGGACGAGGAGACGAAGGTCCAGTTTCCGTCTCTGCCTTCCACCAAGGAGGAGCTCCTG gACTGGGCCTATCCAATGAGACGTGAAATGCAG GAAATAGTACCAGGACTGTTTTTAGGTCCTTACTCTGCTGCCATGAAAAGCAAG CTGCAGGTTCTGGAGAGACAGGGCATCACGCACGTCGTGTGTGTGCGCCAAGACATTGAAGCCAATTTTATTAAACCTAATTTCCCTCATACATTTAG ATACCTTGTGTTGGATATTGCAGACAATCCAGTGGAAAATATCATAAGATTTTTTCCCACG ACTAAAGAATTTATTGATGGCTGTTTAGCAACAGGAG GAAAGGTACTGGTTCACGGTAATGCAGGAATCTCAAGAAG tGCTGCCTTAGTGATTGCCTACATAATGGAAACATTTGGAATGAAATACAG GGATGCATTCAACCACATCCAGGAAAGGAGGTTCTGCATTAACCCCAACTTGGGATTTGTGCATCAGCTTCAG GAGTATGAAGCAATCTACCTCGCCAAACTCACCATTAAAATGATGTCGCCCATGCAGCTGGGCCGCTCCTTCTTACAAGGAGGCATGCCAG GAAGCCGTAAGCGCAGCCTGGAGGAAGATGACGACTTTGGAGCAATGCAG
- the styx gene encoding serine/threonine/tyrosine-interacting protein isoform X2, producing the protein MRRLATNYIDCPANPARETRAKSGRVEPNRARRALAERLSGMDEETKVQFPSLPSTKEELLDWAYPMRREMQEIVPGLFLGPYSAAMKSKLQVLERQGITHVVCVRQDIEANFIKPNFPHTFRYLVLDIADNPVENIIRFFPTTKEFIDGCLATGGKVLVHGNAGISRSAALVIAYIMETFGMKYRDAFNHIQERRFCINPNLGFVHQLQEYEAIYLAKLTIKMMSPMQLGRSFLQGGMPGSRKRSLEEDDDFGAMQVTAAQNG; encoded by the exons ATGCGGAGGCTGGCGACGAATTACATCGACTGTCCAGCTAACCCCGCCCGAGAGACAAGAGCCAAATCGGGACGCGTCGAGCCGAACCGAGCCCGGCGAGCGTTGGCCGAACGCCTCAGCGGAATGGACGAGGAGACGAAGGTCCAGTTTCCGTCTCTGCCTTCCACCAAGGAGGAGCTCCTG gACTGGGCCTATCCAATGAGACGTGAAATGCAG GAAATAGTACCAGGACTGTTTTTAGGTCCTTACTCTGCTGCCATGAAAAGCAAG CTGCAGGTTCTGGAGAGACAGGGCATCACGCACGTCGTGTGTGTGCGCCAAGACATTGAAGCCAATTTTATTAAACCTAATTTCCCTCATACATTTAG ATACCTTGTGTTGGATATTGCAGACAATCCAGTGGAAAATATCATAAGATTTTTTCCCACG ACTAAAGAATTTATTGATGGCTGTTTAGCAACAGGAG GAAAGGTACTGGTTCACGGTAATGCAGGAATCTCAAGAAG tGCTGCCTTAGTGATTGCCTACATAATGGAAACATTTGGAATGAAATACAG GGATGCATTCAACCACATCCAGGAAAGGAGGTTCTGCATTAACCCCAACTTGGGATTTGTGCATCAGCTTCAG GAGTATGAAGCAATCTACCTCGCCAAACTCACCATTAAAATGATGTCGCCCATGCAGCTGGGCCGCTCCTTCTTACAAGGAGGCATGCCAG GAAGCCGTAAGCGCAGCCTGGAGGAAGATGACGACTTTGGAGCAATGCAGGTCACAGCagcacaaaatggatga